A window from Tenacibaculum singaporense encodes these proteins:
- the ahcY gene encoding adenosylhomocysteinase, whose amino-acid sequence MSTKTATYVPYKVKDISLADWGRKEIELAEAEMPGLMSLREEYKDEQPLKGARIAGCLHMTIQTAVLIETLQALGAEVTWSSCNIFSTQDQAAAAIAAAGTPVYAWKGMNEEEFDWCIEQTLFFGEDKKPLNMILDDGGDLTNMVLDKYPELAPGIKGLSEETTTGVHRLYERMKNGTLPMPAINVNDSVTKSKFDNKYGCKESAVDAIRRATDVMLAGKRVVVCGYGDVGKGTAASFRGAGSIVTVTEIDPICALQAAMDGFEVKKLETVVGKADIVITTTGNKDIVRSEHFEAMKDKTIVCNIGHFDNEIQMAWLNDTYGDTKVEIKPQVDKYTVKGNDIIVLAEGRLVNLGCATGHPSFVMSNSFTNQTLAQIELWNNSDAYKNEVYMLPKHLDEKVAKLHLAKIGVELTELREDQAEYIGVTVEGPYKPEHYRY is encoded by the coding sequence ATGAGCACAAAAACCGCGACATATGTTCCTTACAAAGTTAAAGATATTTCTTTAGCTGATTGGGGAAGAAAAGAGATTGAATTGGCAGAAGCTGAAATGCCAGGGTTAATGAGTTTACGCGAAGAGTATAAAGATGAGCAACCTTTAAAGGGAGCAAGAATTGCAGGATGTTTACACATGACAATTCAAACTGCGGTTTTAATTGAAACGTTACAGGCTTTAGGTGCTGAGGTTACTTGGAGTTCTTGTAATATTTTCTCTACGCAAGATCAAGCTGCTGCTGCTATTGCTGCTGCTGGAACTCCTGTGTATGCTTGGAAAGGTATGAACGAGGAAGAGTTTGATTGGTGTATTGAACAAACATTATTCTTTGGTGAAGATAAGAAGCCATTAAACATGATTTTAGATGATGGTGGTGATTTAACGAATATGGTTTTAGATAAATACCCTGAGTTAGCTCCTGGAATTAAAGGTTTATCTGAAGAAACTACTACAGGGGTACACCGTTTATACGAGCGTATGAAAAACGGAACGTTACCAATGCCTGCTATTAACGTAAATGACTCGGTTACTAAATCGAAGTTTGACAATAAGTACGGATGTAAAGAATCTGCAGTTGATGCAATTCGTCGTGCTACGGATGTAATGTTAGCTGGTAAAAGAGTAGTGGTTTGTGGTTATGGTGATGTTGGTAAAGGTACTGCGGCGTCTTTCCGTGGAGCTGGTTCTATCGTTACTGTTACTGAAATTGATCCTATTTGTGCATTACAAGCTGCTATGGATGGTTTTGAAGTAAAGAAATTAGAAACTGTTGTAGGTAAGGCTGATATCGTAATTACTACTACTGGTAACAAAGATATCGTTCGTTCTGAGCACTTCGAAGCAATGAAAGATAAGACTATCGTTTGTAACATCGGTCACTTCGATAATGAAATCCAAATGGCTTGGTTAAACGATACTTACGGAGATACTAAGGTTGAAATTAAGCCTCAAGTTGATAAGTATACAGTTAAAGGAAACGATATTATTGTATTAGCTGAAGGACGTTTAGTAAACTTAGGTTGTGCTACTGGTCACCCAAGTTTTGTAATGTCTAACTCATTTACAAATCAAACTTTAGCGCAAATCGAGTTATGGAATAATTCTGATGCGTATAAAAACGAGGTGTACATGTTACCAAAACACTTAGATGAAAAAGTAGCAAAATTACACTTAGCTAAGATTGGTGTAGAGTTAACTGAGTTACGTGAAGACCAAGCTGAGTATATTGGAGTAACTGTAGAAGGTCCATACAAACCAGAACACTATAGATACTAG
- a CDS encoding ferritin: protein METAIRRDMILDVEVVDLLNHQITMEQQASSKYLAMASWCDQRELRNSAAYFYKQAEEEREHMMKIFKFINDNGGSAMSPVATEVAHEFESLRAIFEASLDAEIEVTKSIHHVFKTARKVGDFTSEIFLQWFVTEQAEEEEKVRDILDLIDLMEGMPLKMIDERIPTE, encoded by the coding sequence GATTTTAGATGTGGAAGTAGTTGATTTGCTAAACCACCAAATAACGATGGAGCAACAAGCTTCTTCTAAATACTTAGCCATGGCATCATGGTGCGATCAAAGAGAACTTAGAAATAGCGCCGCATACTTTTATAAGCAAGCTGAAGAAGAAAGAGAGCACATGATGAAAATATTCAAATTTATTAACGATAACGGAGGTAGTGCAATGTCACCTGTAGCTACTGAAGTTGCTCACGAATTTGAAAGCTTACGAGCTATTTTTGAAGCTTCGTTAGATGCAGAAATAGAGGTTACCAAATCTATTCACCACGTATTCAAAACCGCAAGAAAAGTAGGCGATTTCACTTCTGAAATCTTTTTACAATGGTTTGTAACAGAACAAGCGGAAGAAGAAGAAAAAGTAAGAGACATTTTAGACTTAATCGATTTAATGGAAGGTATGCCTTTAAAAATGATTGATGAGCGTATTCCTACTGAATAA